In Eriocheir sinensis breed Jianghai 21 chromosome 30, ASM2467909v1, whole genome shotgun sequence, the following are encoded in one genomic region:
- the LOC127005528 gene encoding uncharacterized protein LOC127005528 produces the protein MRLGVGQTGSLFILAHLTLLAADDRVTCCMGGWKVVRGVTLCGEPCCAGYEERQLKAPLLASPVLCHKLTEAEAKAKEEARQTTTTSTTTTTTARPSLLHPHLQFPPRPPPRPQSDPPVAPMLDQPRRFARAASQYRAFLYRHRHVFLGLLREGFSRKELMANLESFLNEISSMVYKPSVWYGA, from the exons ATGAGGCTGGGAGTGGGACAGACGGGCTCACTCTTCATCCtggcccacctcacgctgctggCGGCCGATGACAGA GTCACGTGTTGCATGGGCGGCTGGAAGGTGGTGCGCGGGGTGACGCTGTGCGGTGAGCCATGTTGCGCCGGGTACGAGGAGCGTCAACTCAAGGCCCCGCTCCTGGCCAGCCCCGTGCTCTGCCACAAGCTGACGGAGGCGGaggcgaaggcgaaggaggaggcgagacagacgaccaccacctctacaaccaccaccaccaccgcccggccctccctcctccacccccacctccagtttcccccccgccccccgccacgCCCGCAGTCTGACCCCCCTGTCGCCCCTATGCTAGACCAG ccgCGTCGCTTCGCCCGCGCCGCCTCCCAGTACCGCGCCTTCCTCTACCGTCATCGCCACGTCTTCCTGGGGCTCCTCAGGGAAGGATTCTCGCGGAAGGAGCTCATGGCCAACTTAGAGAGCTTCCTT AATGAGATCTCCTCGATGGTGTACAAGCCGTCAGTCTGGTACGGCGCCTAG
- the LOC127005526 gene encoding uncharacterized protein LOC127005526, giving the protein MVDWGLEERGGELHVAGMHAADRHQHPDARLPPDADMSREDETELNVMDFVETEYNADVCDVAEQGKKRKKPRPRAQGPQRKARNTKKSKQNVKVASEGGRTAYKRRKRKHSDKHTDDSNVEQHYPYATILKNLCDKVGSSQGSPEALPRIFSQLRYIDVHYPYASLLQALHRHAGVSARRDTSPSRAGPSLEVARVMRNLHYPLAASADNEEEPDSPSMLFSTLLMMTVMQQKVHSHGTSLTTPSDPCCGMAGIGEILRRQMPRPQKDDLPPSELSSASLLRKMSVSAERDQVSSGYKRCLSGAQQGAVWSSTESSHSEADDRDWRPTHWLAKKVSGDTASPGKRKSVRKNKTQSCGPEPEQPNTSQGARGAGRGRQQRCAASDSARARLLQFIMDRRQGDPTDKKSKKALKRAKVTKKRGKRKHANNTQKHSDDWTTTLPEEGLAVPARRASSRRAAREPQSLLKEYLLKPAGEEVVPSDNCDIPKLESNFLFSRLLQNFKNLAESCQPDDPSERPTKSSRGPSILRGMLASSGGGDQAMEGLFLSDCQSASLSPLGQQQEAQVKVKQEIKVECEEIVCKVEVEEDGFECQVCHLQFSSLTDLSNHQVLFHCAEDPPTPTGSHRLLGCGVEGLAGGVMQGKQPA; this is encoded by the coding sequence ATGGTTGACTGGGGTCTGGAAGAACGAGGCGGAGAGCTGCATGTAGCCGGGATGCATGCGGCCgacagacaccaacacccagacgcAAGACTCCCACCTGATGCCGACATGTCGCGGGAGGACGAGACGGAGCTTAACGTCATGGATTTTGTGGAGACGGAGTACAATGCGGATGTGTGCGATGTCGCCGAGCAAGGTAAGAAGCGGAAGAAGCCACGTCCAAGGGCTCAGGGGCCCCAAAGGAAGGCGAGGAACACAAAGAAGTCAAAGCAGAACGTCAAGGTGGCCAGTGAAGGAGGCCGGACAGCATACAAGCGCAGGAAGCGAAAACACAGCGACAAACACACAGACGACAGCAATGTGGAGCAGCACTACCCCTATGCCACCATCCTGAAGAACCTCTGTGACAAGGTGGGCAGCTCCCAGGGCAGCCCTGAGGCCCTCCCTAGGATATTCAGCCAACTCAGGTACATTGATGTCCACTACCCCTATGCCTCCCTCCTGCAGGCACTCCACCGCCACGCCGGGGTGAGCGCCAGGCGTGACACCAGTCCGTCCAGGGCCGGGCCGTCGCTGGAGGTGGCCCGTGTCATGAGGAACCTTCACTACCCTCTTGCCGCATCTGCTGACAATGAAGAAGAGCCAGACAGCCCGTCGATGCTCTTCAGCACCTtgttgatgatgacggtgatgcaGCAGAAGGTGCATAGCCATGGCACCAGCCTGACCACCCCTTCAGACCCCTGCTGTGGCATGGCAGGCATCGGGGAGATCCTGCGCAGGCAGATGCCTCGCCCCCAGAAGGATGACCTGCCCCCTTCAGAGCTCTCCTCAGCCTCTCTCCTACGGAAGATGTCCGTCTCAGCAGAGAGAGACCAGGTGTCATCTGGGTACAAGCGCTGCCTCTCCGGGGCCCAGCAGGGGGCCGTCTGGTCCTCCACTGAGTCATCTCACAGTGAGGCGGACGATCGGGATTGGCGGCCAACCCACTGGCTGGCCAAGAAGGTCTCCGGGGACACTGCTTCACCAGGCAAGCGGAAGTCAGTGAGGAAAAACAAGACCCAGAGCTGTGGCCCGGAGCCGGAGCAGCCCAACACCTCCCAGGGAGccaggggggcggggcggggcaggcagCAGCGGTGTGCGGCCTCTGATTCTGCCCGGGCCAGGCTGCTGCAGTTCATCATGGACCGCCGCCAGGGAGACCCCACagacaagaagagcaagaaggccCTCAAGCGTGCCAAGGTCACCAAGAAGCGGGGCAAGAGAAAACATGCCAACAACACCCAGAAACACAGCGACGACTGGACCACCACGCTGCCCGAGGAAGGCCTCGCCGTGCCTGCAAGAAGGGCCAGCAGCCGCCGTGCAGCGAGGGAGCCCCAGAGTCTCCTGAAGGAGTACCTCCTCAAGCCTGCAGGGGAGGAGGTGGTCCCCAGTGACAACTGTGACATACCAAAATTGGAGTCCAACTTCCTCTTCAGCCGCCTCCTGCAAAACTTCAAGAATCTGGCTGAGTCCTGCCAGCCAGATGATCCCTCTGAGAGGCCCACCAAGTCCAGCCGCGGCCCCAGCATCCTGCGGGGCATGCTGGCCTCCAGCGGTGGCGGGGACCAGGCAATGGAAGGCTTATTTTTGAGTGACTGCCAGagtgcctccctctcccccttgggGCAGCAGCAGGAGGCCCAGGTGAAGGTGAAGCAGGAGATCAAGGTGGAGTGTGAGGAAATTGTGtgcaaggtggaggtggaggaagacggaTTTGAGTGCCAAGTGTGCCACCTCCAGTTCTCCTCCTTGACCGACCTCTCTAACCACCAGGTGCTCTTCCATTGTGCCgaggacccccccacccccacaggcTCCCACCGGCTCCTGGGGTGCGGGGTGGAGGGCCTGGCTGGGGGGGTGATGCAGGGGAAGCAGCCAGCCTGA